CCGCGGCGAGCTTCGCGCTTATCGGCTCGGTGGCACCACCAAGGGCCACGGAATCCGCATCGAACCGGCCGACCTCGATGCCGCATTGCATCCGATCCCGACGACGGGCGGTGCCGCCTGATGCAATCGGAAATGGCGAACGCCACCGCGGGCAACGGTGGCGCTCAGGACACATTGGCAGCAGACCTCGAGTCCGCTGCACACCTTACCGCGATCGATGACGGACCGGCAGAGCTCGACATCGTCGACGACCCGGAGCCCGCGGGTACGGCCGACAGTGACGAGCACCTGGCGCTCGACGTCGACAACGTCGACGACGGCCAGGAGGTCGACGACGGCCAGGAGCTCGCGCGGATAGCCGAACATGGCGTGCGTGAAGCGCTCGCGGCCGGTCACGAGTACGGCGTGCGGGTGTTCGTCGAGAACGGCCGCAGCGGGCGCGGCGAGACGCAGCAGGTCTTCATGAACCTCACGGCTGCCTCGAGGAAGGTCGACCGGATGCGCCGCGCTGGCAAGGCTGCCC
This genomic window from Flexivirga oryzae contains:
- a CDS encoding helix-turn-helix domain-containing protein yields the protein MPKNLTRSTARRRLTAQEAAEELGVTVRTVRNMIARGELRAYRLGGTTKGHGIRIEPADLDAALHPIPTTGGAA